Proteins from a genomic interval of Candidatus Micrarchaeota archaeon:
- the trxB gene encoding thioredoxin-disulfide reductase, producing the protein MEKVEDLIIIGGGPAGYTAAIYAAREEFRPLVIGGALSGGQLMLTSAVENYPGFPDGILGPELMDLFRKQAERFGARFVDDNVSGVDFSKRPFSVFVDKSEYRANCVIIATGASAKWLGIESEQKFIGKGVSSCATCDAPFFKNKDAIVVGGGDTAMEDSMFLTKFARSVTIVHRRDSFKASRIMQEKAKSNPKIKIMLNSAVEEITGNEKVTGAKIKNTASGETTDMKIDGVFVAIGHSPNTAFLNGALKLDEHGYIMTKDEVKTDIDGVFVAGDVSDRVYRQAVTASGSGTKAALEARNYLHGLGKF; encoded by the coding sequence ATGGAAAAAGTAGAGGATCTGATTATAATAGGCGGAGGACCCGCAGGATACACTGCAGCGATATACGCGGCAAGGGAGGAATTCAGGCCCCTGGTGATAGGCGGCGCGCTTAGCGGGGGCCAGCTGATGCTCACCAGCGCGGTTGAGAATTATCCGGGGTTCCCTGACGGGATTCTCGGCCCTGAGCTGATGGACCTGTTCAGGAAGCAGGCCGAAAGGTTCGGCGCAAGGTTTGTTGACGACAACGTTTCAGGTGTGGATTTCTCAAAGAGGCCTTTCAGCGTGTTCGTGGACAAAAGCGAGTACAGGGCGAACTGCGTCATAATAGCAACAGGGGCTTCTGCGAAGTGGCTTGGCATAGAGTCGGAGCAGAAGTTCATAGGCAAGGGTGTCAGCAGCTGCGCGACCTGCGACGCGCCTTTCTTCAAGAACAAGGACGCGATAGTTGTCGGAGGAGGCGACACAGCCATGGAGGACTCGATGTTCCTAACAAAGTTCGCAAGGAGCGTTACGATAGTGCACAGGAGGGACTCATTCAAGGCAAGCAGGATAATGCAGGAAAAGGCGAAGTCAAACCCTAAGATAAAGATCATGCTGAACAGCGCGGTGGAAGAGATAACGGGCAACGAAAAGGTTACCGGTGCTAAGATAAAGAACACTGCAAGCGGGGAAACGACCGACATGAAGATTGATGGGGTGTTCGTTGCCATAGGACATTCCCCGAATACCGCTTTCCTCAACGGGGCGCTCAAGCTTGACGAGCACGGCTACATAATGACAAAGGATGAGGTAAAGACAGACATAGATGGCGTATTTGTGGCGGGTGACGTATCCGACAGGGTCTACAGGCAGGCCGTCACAGCTTCAGGCAGCGGCACCAAGGCTGCGCTGGAGGCAAGGAACTACCTCCATGGACTAGGAAAGTTCTGA
- a CDS encoding transcription elongation factor Spt5, which yields MYFVVKVTSGQERIAANILQNKISKVDMPIYSIIVVEGVKGYIILEAEDEVSARQFVTKGRSIRGVLPKSLSEAEVNKLIEVRSHAVGIEKGDTVEFTTGPFKGYKARVLKVDDLKDDITVELMDVVVPIPITTKMNTAKVIQKANKA from the coding sequence TTGTACTTTGTCGTGAAGGTAACATCCGGCCAGGAGAGGATTGCTGCAAACATCCTGCAGAACAAGATATCCAAGGTGGACATGCCCATATACTCCATAATAGTTGTTGAGGGCGTGAAGGGCTACATAATACTAGAGGCTGAGGACGAGGTATCCGCGAGGCAGTTCGTCACCAAGGGCAGGAGCATAAGGGGGGTATTGCCCAAGTCGCTCAGCGAGGCGGAGGTAAACAAGCTGATAGAGGTAAGGAGCCATGCCGTTGGCATAGAGAAGGGCGATACCGTTGAATTCACAACCGGGCCGTTCAAGGGGTACAAGGCACGCGTCCTGAAGGTCGATGACCTGAAGGATGACATAACCGTGGAGCTGATGGACGTGGTTGTGCCCATACCGATAACAACAAAGATGAACACCGCAAAAGTGATACAAAAGGCAAACAAGGCATGA
- the dinB gene encoding DNA polymerase IV: MPLVLFLDMDYFFAACEESRHPDLKSKPLVVGTATIARKEKGVVQTCNYEARKFGIRSGMPTMQALRLDPDLVYLESDENFYEQVSGKVMEMLKSYGFKTEVISIDEAALDIGDISYPDAETLAKSIKDKINKDMQLPCTIGICAGKTYAKIVCDSAKPNGIGILKEQEIKQFLKDKGIGSILGVGRSSEARLRERGITTIGQLSKADPNVLIEMFGAFGRELFLLANGMDNSRVSGNYDAVLSIGRERTLESDTRDGAKIASMARKLSNEVILEVKKKGMWFKGISVKARYSDFTERIKNRKISNYADSIEALEGIALPLLAEITSGRSVRKVGVRVYMLEKRTGQRALV; this comes from the coding sequence TTGCCGCTGGTGTTGTTCCTTGACATGGATTATTTCTTCGCAGCATGCGAGGAGTCCCGGCACCCCGATCTGAAATCAAAGCCGCTGGTCGTTGGCACTGCAACCATAGCAAGGAAGGAGAAGGGGGTTGTCCAGACGTGCAATTACGAGGCCAGGAAATTCGGGATACGCAGCGGCATGCCGACGATGCAGGCTCTGAGGCTGGATCCGGATCTGGTATATCTTGAATCCGACGAGAATTTCTACGAGCAGGTTTCAGGGAAGGTGATGGAGATGCTGAAAAGTTACGGATTCAAGACGGAGGTCATAAGCATAGACGAGGCTGCGCTAGACATAGGCGACATCAGCTATCCGGACGCGGAAACTCTCGCAAAGTCCATCAAGGATAAGATAAACAAGGATATGCAGCTGCCGTGCACCATAGGCATATGCGCGGGCAAGACATACGCCAAGATCGTGTGCGACAGCGCCAAGCCCAACGGCATAGGCATACTCAAAGAGCAAGAGATCAAGCAGTTCCTGAAGGACAAGGGCATAGGCAGCATCCTCGGCGTGGGCAGGAGCAGCGAGGCCAGGCTCAGGGAAAGGGGCATAACTACAATAGGCCAGCTTTCAAAAGCGGACCCCAACGTGTTGATAGAGATGTTCGGGGCATTCGGCAGGGAGCTTTTCCTGCTTGCGAACGGGATGGACAATAGCAGGGTAAGCGGCAATTACGACGCTGTGCTTTCCATAGGCAGGGAAAGGACGCTGGAGAGCGACACAAGGGACGGGGCCAAGATTGCCAGCATGGCGAGGAAGCTGTCCAATGAGGTCATACTGGAAGTCAAAAAAAAGGGGATGTGGTTCAAAGGGATATCGGTAAAGGCAAGGTATTCCGATTTCACCGAGCGCATAAAGAACAGGAAGATCAGCAACTATGCCGATTCAATAGAGGCGCTGGAGGGCATAGCCCTGCCGCTGCTCGCCGAAATCACGAGCGGCAGGAGCGTGAGGAAGGTAGGCGTAAGGGTCTACATGCTGGAAAAGAGAACGGGCCAAAGGGCCCTTGTGTGA
- a CDS encoding 50S ribosomal protein L11, translating into MGETTIAGLVEGGKATSGPPFGPALGPLGVNIGAIVGEINEKTKQYAGIKIPVKVHVDTATKSYRVEIGAPPTSALILKELGIQAGAKEKGQIVGNITLEQVKKIATAKEAKIYGNSMGQRVNQVLGTCNSMGVTCEGESPRETIRKIKTGELKL; encoded by the coding sequence ATGGGAGAGACGACGATAGCTGGATTGGTTGAGGGTGGAAAGGCAACATCAGGGCCTCCGTTCGGGCCCGCCCTGGGTCCGCTTGGCGTAAACATAGGCGCCATAGTGGGCGAGATTAACGAGAAGACCAAGCAGTATGCAGGCATAAAGATACCTGTCAAGGTGCACGTTGATACCGCAACCAAGTCTTACAGGGTTGAGATAGGGGCGCCGCCAACCAGCGCGCTGATACTCAAAGAATTGGGGATACAGGCGGGGGCTAAGGAGAAGGGCCAGATAGTAGGCAACATAACCCTCGAGCAGGTGAAGAAGATAGCAACTGCTAAGGAGGCCAAGATCTACGGCAATTCAATGGGCCAGAGGGTCAACCAGGTGCTGGGCACCTGCAACAGCATGGGGGTCACATGCGAAGGCGAGAGCCCAAGGGAAACCATACGAAAGATAAAGACAGGGGAGCTGAAGCTGTAA
- a CDS encoding SMC-Scp complex subunit ScpB, producing MEKESSDQKKTIEAALFVSGRAMEVSEIADIVGIGSVGHVKKMLDELMDDYQKRDSSLMISKVGEKYTLGIRNEYANRVNSLAGSPDISKGSLRILAYISKNEPVMQNAVVKAFGSSTYDHMKELVEKEFVKTIRIGRTKRIETTGKFKEYFSL from the coding sequence ATGGAAAAGGAAAGCAGTGATCAAAAGAAGACGATAGAGGCTGCTCTGTTCGTCTCAGGAAGGGCGATGGAAGTCAGCGAGATAGCAGATATCGTCGGCATAGGCTCTGTCGGGCACGTCAAGAAGATGCTGGACGAATTGATGGATGATTACCAGAAGAGGGACAGCTCCCTCATGATATCAAAGGTAGGGGAGAAGTACACCCTCGGCATAAGGAACGAGTACGCAAACAGGGTGAACTCGCTTGCAGGATCTCCGGACATATCAAAGGGCTCGCTCAGGATACTCGCTTACATAAGCAAGAACGAGCCGGTGATGCAGAACGCTGTTGTAAAGGCCTTCGGGAGCTCCACATACGACCACATGAAGGAGCTGGTGGAAAAGGAATTCGTGAAGACGATAAGGATAGGGCGTACCAAGAGGATAGAGACGACAGGCAAGTTCAAGGAATACTTCAGCCTTTGA
- a CDS encoding endonuclease → MRRREPKGNHTKDKDRGAEAVIAAKAADPILIYNTLRGHFGHRGWWPGETPSEVFIGAVLTQQTTWKNVEKAIANLRDAGCLSMERIADARIGELERLIRPSGYYRQKARRLRNLCRSIVGEYGSLKGLLILEKRALREALLSYSGIGKETADSIVLYAANKPAFVIDAYTKRAMHRINPEMPEDIEYDRLQEYFERSVKRRLDLYKDFHAQFVELGKNYCRKRDPLCGRCPLRDMCSTGISRKNGA, encoded by the coding sequence ATGCGAAGGCGAGAGCCCAAGGGAAACCATACGAAAGATAAAGACAGGGGAGCTGAAGCTGTAATCGCAGCTAAAGCCGCAGATCCCATCCTGATATACAATACCCTTAGAGGGCACTTTGGCCACAGGGGATGGTGGCCCGGGGAAACTCCTTCTGAGGTTTTCATAGGCGCGGTGCTCACCCAGCAGACAACATGGAAGAACGTGGAGAAAGCGATCGCAAACCTCAGGGATGCCGGATGCCTATCAATGGAAAGGATAGCAGATGCGCGCATAGGCGAATTGGAGAGGCTCATAAGGCCCAGCGGATACTACAGGCAGAAGGCGAGAAGGCTCAGGAACCTGTGCAGGTCCATAGTTGGCGAGTACGGGAGCCTGAAAGGATTGCTTATTCTGGAAAAGAGGGCATTGCGCGAGGCGCTGCTGTCGTACAGCGGCATAGGCAAGGAAACTGCGGATTCCATAGTATTGTATGCTGCGAACAAGCCTGCATTCGTGATAGACGCGTATACGAAAAGGGCCATGCACAGGATAAACCCGGAAATGCCCGAGGACATAGAGTACGACAGGCTTCAGGAGTATTTCGAGCGGTCGGTAAAAAGAAGGCTTGACCTGTACAAGGATTTCCATGCGCAGTTCGTAGAATTGGGGAAGAACTACTGCAGGAAAAGGGACCCGTTGTGCGGCAGGTGCCCCTTAAGGGACATGTGCAGCACAGGAATAAGCAGGAAAAATGGGGCATAG
- a CDS encoding NAD(P)-dependent oxidoreductase — translation MSKTKAPKRVKGAGVALVTGATSGIGRLLVSELLRMRYEVRVILRKRPSEHHEWKDLPAGASIYAIDISETGEGTRRALRDACRGVDVLFHLAAATRNYRERYGNEKVNTNLMIATNVVGTESILQAYGDSNKGRNLQVIYASSVAVYGNRREGETLTEESDPRPSSAYAESKYMAEQVIKAFAAANRKMKYTVFRIGVVYGENYESSFMRIFRLIKERKLRFVGKGENHLTLINVKDVVDAMLRAMRSGKGSNNRTYNLTDGVAYTQKELFQKAAKMLDAEAPTKGIHPLLARIGARARGIDAEELYFLTSDRIVSIRRISKELGFRPSVNIDVAGKRLAKEFLEQY, via the coding sequence ATGTCGAAAACGAAGGCTCCAAAGCGGGTTAAGGGCGCGGGGGTGGCTCTGGTCACAGGGGCGACAAGCGGCATAGGAAGACTGCTAGTCAGCGAGCTGCTCCGCATGCGCTACGAGGTGAGGGTCATACTCAGGAAGAGGCCCAGCGAGCACCATGAATGGAAGGATCTCCCTGCCGGCGCCAGCATATACGCAATAGACATAAGCGAGACCGGCGAGGGCACAAGGAGGGCGCTTCGGGATGCCTGCAGGGGCGTTGACGTGCTGTTCCACCTTGCAGCCGCAACAAGGAACTACAGGGAAAGGTACGGCAACGAGAAGGTGAACACCAACCTGATGATAGCCACTAACGTGGTTGGAACGGAGAGCATACTGCAGGCGTACGGCGACTCTAACAAGGGGAGGAATCTGCAGGTCATATACGCAAGCAGCGTCGCGGTGTACGGGAACAGGAGGGAGGGGGAAACCCTTACAGAGGAATCAGACCCTAGGCCTTCAAGCGCATACGCGGAAAGCAAGTACATGGCCGAGCAGGTCATAAAGGCGTTCGCAGCCGCGAACAGGAAGATGAAGTACACGGTGTTCCGCATAGGCGTAGTCTACGGGGAAAACTACGAGTCCAGCTTCATGCGCATATTCAGGCTCATAAAGGAGAGGAAGCTCAGGTTCGTGGGGAAAGGGGAAAACCATCTCACGCTGATAAACGTCAAGGACGTGGTTGACGCGATGCTCAGGGCGATGAGGTCCGGGAAGGGAAGCAACAACAGGACATACAACCTTACGGACGGGGTTGCGTACACGCAGAAGGAGCTGTTCCAGAAGGCTGCAAAGATGCTCGATGCGGAGGCCCCGACAAAGGGTATACACCCGCTCCTTGCAAGGATAGGCGCAAGGGCAAGGGGCATAGATGCCGAGGAGTTATATTTCTTGACCAGCGACAGGATCGTGAGCATAAGGAGGATATCTAAGGAACTGGGATTCAGGCCTTCGGTTAACATAGACGTTGCCGGAAAGAGGCTGGCGAAGGAGTTCCTGGAGCAGTACTGA
- a CDS encoding mechanosensitive ion channel gives MPDKRLNAGSIIEPLLVILSIIVYVMARAYPNMQPFASIPEAAALALQVALGLSLIFMGSAILDFYGRSIRNERDVRDTTQVFRLIAYPILVLVLLHTLNISIGSLLVGAGFLGIIIGLAAQTSLGNVFAGISIIYARPFAVGDKITFIPMYTGSQPPTYPHDVLMTSITGTVKRIGIVYTRLLRDDMSLIYIPNAALNQGYVQNHSRMDEKMVRIRLDSSRDIDIESFRKRLVSRLKKENEQEYDKLMALEAKLSLMSTPDSIGIIITARVKILDYDRLSQWLLENSIKALNGSKKGSPRQD, from the coding sequence ATGCCGGACAAGAGGCTGAACGCAGGCTCGATAATAGAGCCGCTGCTGGTTATACTTTCGATAATCGTCTACGTCATGGCAAGGGCGTATCCGAACATGCAGCCGTTCGCGTCAATACCAGAGGCCGCTGCGCTGGCCCTCCAGGTTGCGCTCGGGCTTTCGCTCATATTCATGGGATCCGCCATACTGGACTTCTACGGCAGGTCCATAAGGAACGAGCGCGATGTCCGCGACACCACGCAGGTGTTCAGGCTCATCGCATACCCGATACTGGTCCTTGTGCTGCTCCACACGCTCAACATATCAATAGGCAGCTTGCTGGTCGGCGCGGGGTTCCTAGGCATAATAATAGGCCTTGCGGCGCAGACAAGCCTCGGGAACGTCTTCGCAGGCATTTCCATAATATACGCCAGGCCATTCGCCGTAGGGGACAAGATAACCTTCATACCCATGTATACCGGGAGCCAGCCGCCCACGTACCCGCATGACGTGCTTATGACATCGATAACAGGAACTGTGAAAAGGATCGGCATTGTATACACGAGGTTGCTCAGGGACGACATGTCACTCATATACATACCAAATGCAGCTCTAAACCAGGGCTATGTCCAGAACCACAGCAGGATGGACGAGAAAATGGTAAGGATAAGGCTTGACTCAAGCAGGGACATAGACATCGAGTCCTTCAGGAAAAGGCTGGTATCAAGGCTGAAGAAGGAAAACGAGCAGGAGTACGACAAGCTGATGGCGCTTGAGGCCAAATTATCGCTCATGAGCACCCCTGACTCAATAGGCATCATAATAACAGCAAGGGTGAAGATACTGGATTACGACAGGCTGAGCCAGTGGCTGCTTGAAAACTCGATAAAGGCCCTGAACGGCAGCAAGAAGGGCAGCCCAAGGCAGGACTGA
- a CDS encoding fused MFS/spermidine synthase translates to MNPISSIENGFIRLAYLASGWKILERRGNIFVLEDRGSIIMKCGYSTTYSILNKKSIYTHSYFDYFIPLAYLHNRPRILVIGMGGGTIPLQMARLLGSDASIEVVDVNGSIMELAKRHFLKGESIKTAIGDGVEYLSGKRREYDLIILDAFEGPRIPQQFLERRFAEIAGDALADDGILGINVDTMDGRVKSYMKIMQERFKVYSIRPSLTSTNLILICSKKLDNNQIADAVNSRIKKTGENEFLVRRYAGLHSNGKGY, encoded by the coding sequence ATGAATCCCATTTCCTCAATCGAGAACGGCTTCATAAGGCTCGCATATCTTGCAAGCGGGTGGAAGATACTGGAAAGAAGGGGAAACATATTCGTGCTTGAGGACAGGGGAAGCATAATAATGAAGTGCGGCTATTCTACCACGTACTCCATACTCAACAAGAAATCAATTTACACGCACTCCTATTTCGATTACTTCATACCACTTGCGTACCTGCACAATAGGCCGAGGATACTCGTCATAGGCATGGGCGGGGGAACGATACCGCTGCAGATGGCAAGGCTCCTGGGTAGCGATGCGTCCATAGAGGTTGTCGACGTGAACGGCTCCATAATGGAGCTGGCCAAAAGGCATTTCCTGAAGGGCGAAAGCATAAAGACGGCAATAGGCGACGGAGTCGAATACCTCTCGGGAAAAAGGCGCGAGTACGATCTGATAATACTCGACGCTTTCGAAGGTCCAAGGATACCGCAGCAGTTCCTTGAGCGCAGGTTTGCCGAGATTGCCGGTGACGCGCTCGCAGATGATGGCATACTCGGCATAAACGTCGATACGATGGACGGCAGGGTAAAGAGCTACATGAAAATCATGCAGGAGCGCTTCAAGGTGTACAGCATAAGGCCGTCGCTCACGTCAACGAATCTTATACTTATCTGCTCCAAAAAACTTGACAATAATCAAATAGCTGATGCTGTAAATTCACGTATCAAGAAAACAGGGGAAAACGAATTCCTGGTAAGGAGGTACGCAGGCCTGCATTCCAATGGCAAAGGATATTAA
- a CDS encoding polysaccharide deacetylase family protein — translation MRSMKVLFVMLSLLALAGVSRADSMVTILDYHQFAPNGTETSQYITNYSVFMKQMDWLQRNNYHTITLARLVDYMANGTPVPQNTVVLTFSDGWKTDITFVQPVLKSHGFVGTFCIVAGYMANSYPAFMNTSDVKYLQGQGDEICGHTYNHLNLVNPSENPNDEAANWVLELNVSTNMFRSNGINVTDFNVPYCQYNESLVRWVEALGYRATKLCENNFQNFSDPSIDPRFDYTMFGTNAPYWGITDVEPNATLANITVFANLVMDGDRGPQATITTTIATTAISSTTIHFATTTISQNCMYRNSGGADDSGWWCFTVPGNDSGEELSWVTRYFGICTATLVSDNNIPPDAKTYSGEVLRIPNGKGCPVAAIAPDPGITIYPITIGNTGPGKKPIFGPITYAVIKMIKDLGMKFFSVIEQEIK, via the coding sequence ATGCGCAGCATGAAGGTGCTTTTCGTAATGCTATCGCTGCTAGCGCTGGCAGGCGTTTCCAGGGCGGATTCTATGGTGACGATACTTGATTATCACCAGTTCGCGCCCAACGGCACCGAGACAAGCCAGTACATAACAAACTACAGCGTATTCATGAAGCAGATGGACTGGCTGCAAAGGAACAACTACCACACCATAACGCTGGCAAGGCTGGTTGATTACATGGCGAACGGAACCCCGGTGCCGCAGAACACCGTGGTTCTCACCTTCTCCGACGGCTGGAAAACGGACATAACTTTTGTGCAGCCGGTGCTGAAATCGCACGGGTTCGTAGGGACATTCTGCATCGTTGCAGGATACATGGCTAATTCCTATCCTGCATTCATGAATACTTCCGATGTCAAGTACCTGCAGGGCCAAGGCGACGAGATATGCGGCCACACGTACAACCACCTGAACCTTGTCAATCCATCGGAGAACCCGAATGACGAGGCTGCAAATTGGGTGCTCGAGCTGAACGTATCAACAAACATGTTCAGGAGCAACGGTATAAACGTGACGGATTTCAACGTTCCGTATTGCCAGTACAACGAGTCGCTTGTAAGGTGGGTAGAGGCGTTGGGCTACAGGGCCACAAAACTGTGCGAAAACAACTTCCAGAACTTCAGCGATCCTTCCATAGACCCGAGGTTTGATTACACGATGTTCGGGACCAATGCGCCTTACTGGGGCATAACGGATGTAGAGCCGAATGCGACGCTTGCGAACATAACCGTTTTTGCAAACCTGGTAATGGACGGCGACAGGGGTCCTCAGGCCACGATTACCACTACAATAGCAACAACGGCAATCAGCTCGACAACAATCCATTTTGCGACAACGACGATAAGCCAGAATTGCATGTACAGGAATTCGGGAGGGGCGGACGACAGCGGTTGGTGGTGCTTCACAGTGCCAGGAAACGATTCGGGGGAGGAGCTTAGCTGGGTGACAAGATATTTCGGGATATGCACAGCTACGCTTGTTTCGGACAACAACATACCTCCTGACGCAAAGACATATTCTGGGGAGGTGCTCAGGATACCCAACGGCAAGGGATGCCCGGTCGCGGCCATCGCACCGGATCCTGGCATTACAATATACCCGATAACGATAGGCAACACAGGCCCGGGCAAGAAGCCGATATTCGGGCCCATAACCTATGCCGTCATAAAGATGATCAAAGATCTGGGCATGAAGTTCTTCAGCGTGATAGAGCAGGAGATAAAATAG
- a CDS encoding 4a-hydroxytetrahydrobiopterin dehydratase gives MDLKGKKCKPCEGGTKPMGKRESAKYLKFVNGWVLEGNKISKEMDFKDFNKAMAFTNKVAAVAEREGHHPDMYLHDWNKLRITTYTHAIGGLSINDFILAAKIDGI, from the coding sequence ATGGATCTTAAAGGGAAGAAGTGCAAGCCGTGCGAAGGTGGAACGAAACCCATGGGCAAGAGGGAATCTGCAAAGTACCTCAAGTTCGTAAATGGATGGGTGCTTGAAGGCAACAAAATATCGAAAGAGATGGATTTCAAGGACTTCAATAAGGCAATGGCATTCACGAACAAAGTTGCTGCTGTAGCAGAAAGGGAAGGGCATCACCCTGACATGTACCTGCATGACTGGAACAAACTGCGAATAACCACATACACGCATGCCATAGGCGGCCTCTCAATAAACGATTTCATACTTGCGGCAAAGATAGACGGCATATGA
- a CDS encoding segregation/condensation protein A yields the protein MTSGAEVTAFGSGLNLQEFVKNATWRELLMELVDTNRLDPWDIDIAKVVDSYIAAVRKMQIMDLHIPANIMLASSILLRMKSETVNILHEEETLEPEEELQTFRTIPDVPMLVPRLRLQPKRKITLGELMDALGDAMKVTEKRQSVVRQRAEPINLVIEREDIDEKMHGTLNLVRESMDREGITTFAMLSKGYSSIESILLGLFVPLLFLAHRGDVTLMQDEFFKEIFVKLNGDSDGKGKQ from the coding sequence ATGACCAGTGGAGCTGAGGTTACCGCATTCGGCAGTGGGTTGAATCTCCAGGAATTCGTGAAGAACGCGACGTGGCGAGAGCTGCTCATGGAGCTTGTCGACACGAACAGGCTGGACCCGTGGGACATAGACATAGCAAAGGTTGTTGACAGCTACATAGCTGCTGTAAGGAAGATGCAGATAATGGACCTGCACATACCAGCAAACATAATGCTTGCATCTTCAATACTGCTGCGCATGAAGAGCGAAACGGTGAACATCCTGCACGAGGAGGAGACGCTTGAGCCCGAGGAGGAATTGCAGACGTTCAGGACAATACCAGATGTGCCGATGCTCGTGCCCAGGCTGAGGCTGCAGCCGAAGAGGAAGATAACTTTGGGGGAGCTCATGGACGCACTTGGCGACGCGATGAAGGTCACGGAGAAAAGGCAGTCTGTGGTAAGGCAGCGGGCGGAGCCGATAAACCTTGTAATAGAACGGGAGGACATAGACGAGAAGATGCACGGCACTCTGAACCTCGTCAGGGAAAGCATGGACCGCGAGGGCATCACGACATTCGCCATGCTTTCGAAGGGGTACAGCTCCATCGAGAGCATACTGCTGGGGCTGTTCGTGCCGCTGCTCTTCCTTGCGCACAGGGGGGACGTGACGTTGATGCAGGACGAGTTCTTCAAAGAAATATTCGTAAAGCTGAACGGCGATTCAGATGGAAAAGGAAAGCAGTGA
- a CDS encoding PH domain-containing protein, with translation MDAQGFGEAEGSNIEWVGQLPFRLQEKEMILRQVKPKFLGFMLSRTFGAYIALAMFMIALIAISGILVLPAYIALGGAGILILMFVIVSIKPLVTYGKFLYWITNHRVIGKRGVIGYSVDSIPLENVTDVVINRSTIDRLLGLSSLIIVPMTTARTSGNSPDEQTQNPNFFPALSPDTAEELQKLLFDLKDSRKKELSAAAAPPVPTAVAGR, from the coding sequence GTGGATGCACAGGGCTTCGGCGAGGCCGAGGGCAGCAACATAGAATGGGTAGGGCAGCTGCCGTTCAGGCTGCAGGAGAAGGAGATGATACTGAGGCAGGTGAAGCCCAAGTTCCTGGGCTTCATGCTCTCGAGAACATTTGGCGCGTACATAGCATTGGCCATGTTCATGATCGCGCTCATTGCAATTTCCGGCATACTCGTACTCCCTGCGTACATTGCCCTCGGGGGTGCGGGGATACTCATCCTGATGTTCGTAATAGTGTCGATAAAGCCGCTTGTGACGTACGGCAAGTTCCTTTATTGGATAACCAACCACAGGGTAATAGGGAAGAGGGGCGTCATAGGCTACAGCGTGGATTCCATACCGTTGGAAAACGTGACGGACGTAGTGATCAACAGGAGCACGATAGACAGGCTGCTCGGACTTTCTTCGCTGATAATAGTGCCCATGACGACCGCAAGGACCAGCGGCAACTCGCCTGACGAGCAAACGCAGAACCCCAACTTCTTCCCCGCATTGAGCCCAGATACAGCCGAGGAGTTGCAAAAACTCCTGTTCGACCTGAAGGACTCAAGGAAGAAGGAGCTTTCAGCAGCGGCGGCACCACCGGTACCAACCGCGGTTGCAGGGAGATAG